From a single Metopolophium dirhodum isolate CAU chromosome 6, ASM1992520v1, whole genome shotgun sequence genomic region:
- the LOC132946724 gene encoding uncharacterized protein LOC132946724, with amino-acid sequence MVPTTPDEPHQFLQIYFISSMVDQLNVRCNIQGAQQLKRRIIEQLQAFFHANNAVVNMFKTALERMPSDTHKFVIRADCTPTGEHVRRFNAPTVNDVAAIIVGDPTKSRDIVVQRRSNIMHRVNETHRLYDALQYPIIYWQGQDGYDITLKMVDPITGVSTNNKNLSAMNYYAYRMMIRTHEENVILKCGRLFQQFAVDMYVKVETERLAFIRFNQPKLRSEDYIHLRDAIHSDGDVQNIGRLTVLPSTYIGSPRHMHEYAQDAMTYVRNYGTPDLFITVTCNPKWTEIERELEPGQKPQDRHDIIARVFQQKLKVMMDVLTKYRVFGDTRCYMYSVEWQKRGLPHAHILIWLLNKLHSNEVDDIISAEIPDPVTDPRLHDIVTTQMVHGPCGALNPLSPCMADGKCTKRYPRPLVAETVTGNDGYPVYRRRSKEDNGRTIKVKVQNQEIEIGNEFIVPYCPLLSRIFETHANVESCHSAKSIKYLCKYVTKGSDMAVFGIASENVNDEISNFQMGRYVSTNEALWRLLSFQIHERYPTVVHLAVHLENGQRVYFTAANAAQRAERPPSTTLTSFLKRIWWRNGVRRVC; translated from the exons ATGGTGCCAACCACACCAGATGAACCGCATCAATTTCtgcaaatatatttcatttcgtCGATGGTGGATCAGCTGAACGTGCGGTGCAATATACAGGGAGCACAACAGTTAAAGAGACGAATTATTGAACAGTTGCAAGCATTTTTTCACGCTAATAATGCTGTGGTTAATATGTTCAAAACAGCATTGGAACGAATGCCATCGGATACGCACAAATTTGTCATAAGAGCGGATTGTACTCCAACAGGTGAACATGTGCGAAGATTCAATGCACCCACCGTTAATGATGTTGCTGCAATTATTGTTGGCGATCCAACTAAATCACGAGACATTGTCGTTCAGCGAAGAAGCAATATCATGCATCGTGTAAACGAGACACATCGTTTGTACGATGCGTTACAATATCCAATCATTTATTGGCAAGGGCAAGACGGATACGACATCACGTTGAAGATGGTCGATCCAATTACAG GAGTAtcaacgaataataaaaatctaagcGCAATGAATTACTATGCGTATCGTATGATGATTCGTACACATGAGGAGAATGTCATTCTGAAGTGCGGTCGGCTATTCCAGCAATTCGCTGTCGACATGTATGTCAAAGTCGAGACCGAACGTTTAGCGTTCATCAGATTCAATCAGCCAAAGCTACGATCTGAGGACTATATACACTTGCGTGATGCTATTCATTCAGATGGTGATGTTCAGAATATTGGACGACTGACGGTTCTCCCATCAACTTATATCGGAAGTCCACGCCACATGCACGAATACGCTCAAGACGCTATGACGTACGTGCGAAATTATGGAACTCCGGATTTATTTATTACGGTCACATGCAATCCGAAATGGACGGAAATTGAACGCGAGTTGGAACCGGGTCAAAAACCGCAAGATCGCCATGACATAATCGCCAGAGTATTTCAGCAAAAACTCAAGGTTATGATGGATGTGCTTACTAAGTATCGAGTTTTTGGTGACACACGTTGTTATATGTACTCGGTGGAATGGCAGAAGCGTGGACTACCGCATGCTCATATCCTAATTTGGTTGCTGAACAAATTACATTCAAATGAAGTGGATGACATCATATCAGCTGAAATTCCTGATCCAGTCACTGATCCCCGTCTACACGACATTGTGACGACACAGATGGTGCATGGACCGTGCGGTGCATTAAATCCATTATCGCCTTGCATGGCTGATGGAAAGTGCACAAAACGATATCCGCGACCGTTAGTTGCTGAAACAGTCACAGGGAACGATGGATATCCAGTTTATCGTCGGCGTTCAAAAGAAGATAACGGTCGAACTATCAAAGTTAAAGTTCAAAATCAAGAGATTGAGATCGGAAATGAATTCATTGTACCATATTGCCCGCTGCTATCACGAATTTTCGAAACACATGCAAACGTTGAGAGTTGTCATTCGGCcaaatcaatcaaatatttgtgCAAGTACGTCACAAAAGGCAGCGACATGGCTGTGTTTGGTATTGCGTCGGAAAATGTGAATGACGAAATCAGCAACTTCCAAATGGGCAGATACGTAAGTACTAATGAAGCACTGTGGCGATTATTGTCATTTCAAATTCATGAAAGATATCCCACAGTTGTACATTTAGCAGTGCATTTGGAAAATGGCCAAAGAGTTTACTTCACTGCGGCTAATGCGGCACAACGAGCTGAGAGACCACCATCGACAACATTGACTAGCTTCTTAAAACGAATCTGGTGGCGAAACGGAGTTCGCCGGGTCTgctag